A region from the Pelodiscus sinensis isolate JC-2024 chromosome 11, ASM4963464v1, whole genome shotgun sequence genome encodes:
- the ATRIP gene encoding ATR-interacting protein isoform X2 — protein sequence MLYFVSQVKFFCTMSINSLFANKKRNSSILYGVDQAQSMASSSVYRESTSRGCIGNHGDGFPPNKRYKGFESKSKQTEHYFGDNDDFTADDLEEIDIIASQALSQDLDSNSIQKPEQNSRPLLSPSNANQKSVNIELWSVPSSAEKRRKDQFGNGTEDIRVKDTFGFEVLQVQHEEVKQKLKEIQDEILVKNGEIKILRDSMLQMECTMEEQRKSYILLEKEKEQILSEKEKEFSKKLQSLQSELQFKDAEMNELRAKLENCERTKPVTPSITNASPKKHLSGTAKLKGCSSSLRRSFPTKETFSADMCVKVCSAANLPAETSFNKEGRKAPCLETELVKQDVMKSNVFHSGVLRQNTQGSILLNALMKQPIVRGSLLGLCHLLSSNSEVLPGSVLQPSFFNTGSTGISSLRTSYSQDGASSLAALREVQKLAITGLNLIALDEGSSEGDLAESEQGLFLLKRFKIPGAVHLLPLVEYHISAYCQALQLWAKSRNSPSEDQSVSSSRTNSSIISATEDFRSTLEETTITSLGVLYYLVYYSWDVVYTLLSSEMKRVSKMEKNTMCNNQSDDKKENSRPQDLTVETQDAANNDQSQPSLFKKLIQLLALSSSATGSQKVGIMNQSLKVLVKLAENSTAELLISFWHLLSSHTLLHVVCPEIPLSAVHLTVRLLAMLIHHQKLAAQFCCHSDTCLLLALYMYITSRPDKSAPEMLWFQLEQETQLSHHRS from the exons atgctttattttgtttCACAGGTTAAATTTTTCTGCACAATGTCGATAAACTCATTATTTGCGAATAAGAAGAGAAATAGCTCCATATTATATGGTGTGGACCAGGCACAGAGTATGGCTTCATCTTCTGTTTATCGAGAATCCACTAGTCGAGGATGTATTGGGAACCATGGAGATGGCTTTCCACCAAACAAGCGTTACAAAGGTTTTGAGTCCAAGTCCAAACAAACAGAACATTATTTTGGAGACAATGATGACTTTACAGCTGATGACTTGGAAGAAATAGACATAATTGCCTCACAGGCTTTATCACAAGATCTAGATTCAAATAGCATCCAGAAACCCGAGCAGAATTCCAGACCGTTGTTATCTCCGAGTAACGCTAATCAAAAGTCTGTGAATATTGAACTATGGAGTGTTCCCTCTAGTGCTGAAAAAAGAAGGAAAGACCAGTTCG GAAATGGCACTGAAGATATTAGAGTTAAAGACACATTTGGATTTGAAGTACTGCAAGTACAACACGAAGAAGTTAAGCAAAAG CTGAAAGAAATACAGGATGAAATCCTTGTAAAAAATGGAGAAATTAAAATTTTGCGGGATTCAATGCTGCAGATGGAGTGCACTATGGAAGAACAGAGAAAATCATACATTCTGCTGGAAAAGGAAAAAGAGCAGATACTAAGTGAAAAAGAAAAGGAGTTCTCCAAAAAG ttACAGTCATTGCAGTCAGAGTTGCAGTTTAAAGATGCTGAAATGAATGAATTGAGAGCAAAACTTGAGAACTGTGAAAGAACTAAGCCTGTTACTCCATCAATTACAAATGCCAG CCCTAAGAAGCATCTCTCGGGAACTGCAAAATTGAAAGGATGTTCTTCCAGTCTAAGAAGATCTTTCCCTACAAAAGAGACTTTCAGCGCTGACATGTGTGTTAAAGTGTGTTCTGCGGCAAACCTGCCTGCTGAGACCTCTTTCAACAAGGAGG GCCGTAAGGCCCCCTGTCTTGAAACTGAACTTGTGAAGCAAGATGTGATGAAGAGCAATGTGTTTCACAGTGGTGTTCTAAGACAAAACACTCAAG GTTCTATCTTACTAAATGCACTGATGAAACAGCCTATTGTTCGTGGCTCATTATTAGGACTCTGTCATCTTCTTAGTAGTAATTCTGAAGTACTACCTGGGTCGGTCTTGCAGCCTAGCTTTTTCAACAC AGGATCTACAGGAATATCTAGCCTCAGGACATCTTATTCTCAGGATGGAGCTTCTTCTCTTGCTGCTTTAAGAGAGGTTCAAAAACTTGCAATAACAGGATTGAATTTGATTGCTCTGGATGAAGGCTCATCTGAGGGAGACCTGGCAGAAAGTGAGCAAGGATTATTCCTTCTTAAACGCTTTAAGATCCCAGGCGCAGTGCATCTTCTGCCACTAGTGGAATATCATATCAGTGCATACTGTCAAGCTCTACAGTTGTGGGCAAAGTCAAGAAATAGTCCTTCTGAAGACCAATCAGTTAGTTCCTCTAGAACTAATTCAAGTATAATATCCGCTACAGAGGATTTTAGATCTACTCTGGAAGAGACTACAATTACATCTCTAGGTGTTCTTTATTACTTGGTATATTACAGCTGGGATGTTGTTTATACATTACTATCTTCAGAAATGAAAAGAGTGTCTAAGATGGAAAAGAATACGATGTGCAATAATCAGTCTGACgataaaaaagaaaattcaagACCACAAGACTTAACTGTAGAAACTCAAGATGCTGCTAATAATGACCAATCCCAGCCTTCTTTGTTCAAAAAGTTGATTCAGCTATTAGCTTTGTCTTCATCAGCAACAGGTTCCCAGAAAGTCGGTATCATGAATCAAAGCCTGAAGGTTTTGGTGAAACTAGCTGAGAATTCAACAGCTGAGTTACTAATAAG CTTTTGGCACTTGCTAAGTAGCCATACTCTGCTTCACGTTGTGTGTCCTGAGATACCTTTGTCTGCTGTCCATCTGACCGTGCGACTCTTGGCCATGCTTATTCATCACCAGAAACTAGCTGCTCAATTTTGTTGTCACTCAG ACACCTGTCTCCTTCTTGCACTGTACATGTATATCACTTCAAGACCAGATAAGTCTGCACCTGAAATGCTTTGGTTTCAGCTGGAACAAGAG acccagttatctcatcatagaagctaa